The following proteins are encoded in a genomic region of Dyadobacter sp. UC 10:
- a CDS encoding PA14 domain-containing protein codes for MKFSKALLTIWLLLFHAAANAQTIGLPATDIPLADLSSFQKINGTGWHIAGNLIARRNEAGNLKSQPGQGILIYQPENKLPSELLSNVIHGDIDLEMDFLLSKGAAFEIVFQNKYPVKIQDSWLKKEGPAHKAPGLWQHIAIHFRAAKFDASGKKISDARFERILLNGQPVQLPKLSSTQSVDAAFAIKGSDKAFAIKKLQYKTYANNRISVSGMTFKVYPGLHKNPDTLASLKPRRTGSTDTISHRVGDRKSQLVIDGTIDIPAEGTYLFKLTAGGGAWLFIDGKLVISNRGSRDFEKAFYNEAALKKGKFPFRIVYSNSDECLVLHYEGPQIPWQSLTTPASVRLSERFDPLEYQVSSKPAMQRGFMMHQNKVNPYVAAIALPARIAEKPVPGNNYAFDLRKYNLLAAWHGKFIDVSNMWTERGEKQLEIPLGAKMEFSGKPLVAILANANDTWPDSVATTDGVYADRGYRLDKAGIPAYFYTLKGNKVQDVLTNLPGNDGLARKLTISNSSSKLYVLLAEGTKIEQLESGSYAIDDKNYYLEKLSCGDIKPLVRKDKNVEQLILELPKTDQSVQISYQIVW; via the coding sequence TTGAAATTTTCAAAAGCACTGCTGACGATTTGGCTATTGCTGTTTCATGCAGCTGCAAATGCGCAAACGATTGGTCTTCCGGCAACCGACATACCGCTGGCCGATCTCAGTAGTTTTCAGAAAATCAATGGAACCGGCTGGCACATTGCGGGAAACCTTATTGCCAGGCGGAATGAGGCCGGGAACCTTAAATCTCAACCCGGGCAGGGCATTTTGATTTACCAGCCCGAAAACAAATTGCCTTCTGAATTGCTATCCAATGTAATACACGGAGATATCGACCTGGAAATGGACTTCCTGCTTTCGAAAGGGGCTGCTTTTGAGATTGTGTTTCAAAATAAATATCCGGTGAAAATTCAGGATTCGTGGCTCAAAAAGGAAGGTCCGGCTCACAAGGCACCGGGCTTGTGGCAGCACATCGCGATCCATTTCAGGGCCGCAAAATTCGACGCATCCGGCAAGAAAATCAGTGATGCCAGGTTTGAGCGCATATTGCTGAATGGTCAGCCGGTGCAGCTGCCTAAGCTTTCGTCCACACAATCAGTCGATGCTGCATTTGCGATCAAAGGCTCCGATAAAGCATTTGCAATCAAAAAATTACAGTACAAGACGTATGCGAATAACCGGATCAGCGTGTCGGGAATGACTTTCAAAGTATACCCCGGTTTACACAAAAACCCCGACACCCTTGCCAGCCTGAAACCCCGGCGCACGGGCAGTACCGATACCATTTCACACCGCGTCGGCGACCGTAAGTCGCAGCTGGTCATCGACGGAACAATCGATATCCCTGCCGAGGGCACATATCTTTTCAAGCTGACAGCCGGAGGCGGCGCCTGGTTATTTATTGACGGCAAACTGGTGATCAGCAATCGCGGCTCGCGGGATTTTGAGAAGGCATTTTACAATGAAGCTGCATTAAAAAAGGGTAAGTTTCCATTCAGGATCGTCTATTCCAATTCGGATGAATGCCTCGTACTGCATTACGAAGGCCCGCAGATTCCATGGCAGTCGCTGACCACGCCAGCTTCTGTAAGGCTGAGTGAACGTTTTGATCCGCTGGAATATCAAGTGAGCAGCAAACCTGCTATGCAGCGCGGATTTATGATGCATCAAAATAAAGTAAATCCATACGTAGCCGCGATTGCACTGCCAGCTCGTATCGCTGAAAAACCCGTCCCCGGCAACAACTACGCCTTCGACCTGCGCAAGTACAATCTCCTCGCTGCCTGGCACGGGAAGTTCATCGACGTTTCCAATATGTGGACGGAAAGGGGTGAAAAGCAGCTGGAAATACCGCTGGGAGCAAAAATGGAATTTTCAGGAAAGCCGCTTGTTGCCATACTGGCCAACGCAAACGATACCTGGCCGGATTCTGTGGCCACGACCGACGGCGTTTACGCAGACAGAGGTTACCGGTTGGACAAAGCAGGTATTCCCGCCTATTTCTACACATTAAAAGGAAACAAGGTCCAGGATGTGCTCACTAATCTGCCGGGAAACGACGGCCTGGCCAGAAAGCTCACGATCAGCAACAGCAGCAGCAAACTATATGTGCTCCTCGCCGAGGGGACAAAGATCGAGCAGCTGGAAAGCGGCAGCTACGCGATCGACGACAAAAATTATTACCTCGAAAAACTCAGTTGCGGCGATATCAAGCCGCTTGTGAGGAAAGATAAAAATGTGGAACAACTCATTCTGGAGTTGCCGAAAACAGATCAGTCAGTTCAAATCAGTTATCAGATCGTATGGTAG